A region of Bacteroidota bacterium DNA encodes the following proteins:
- a CDS encoding NAD(P)(+) transhydrogenase (Re/Si-specific) subunit beta — protein sequence MDALITIAYLVAASLFIFGLKRLSSPRTAPGGNRMAAVGMLVAVVAALVEANLLNPIEIVAGLVLGGGIGLLLAKRIQMTQMPELVAAFNAFGGGASALVAAAELLRWQTDPTPADAAALPLALSITALLSVVIGAVTFSGSFVAFAKLNGSLRSMGFPGIRFVTFALAGGTIAAAVWLALSGGDYLANPEPVYMALGIVGAAALLLGVVLVVPIGGADMPVVVALLNSYSGLAAAAAGFVLTNYALIVSGALVGASGLILTMIMCDAMNRSLLNVLLGGFGADAGTAVAAGAGDQEGKQVRQTSADDAAVLMSYAGRVIIVPGYGLAVAQAQHEVREMADLLQKEGVDVRYAIHPVAGRMPGHMNVLLAEANVPYDLLFDMDDINNEFDQTDVALVVGANDVVNPGAKTNPASPIYGMPVLNVDEAQNVIVLKRSMRPGYAGIQNELFFRDNTQLLFGDAKDSIGNIVGELKELQKA from the coding sequence ATGGACGCACTCATCACCATCGCCTATCTCGTCGCGGCGTCGCTGTTCATCTTCGGGCTGAAGCGGCTCTCGTCGCCGCGGACGGCGCCAGGCGGCAACCGGATGGCGGCGGTCGGAATGCTCGTCGCGGTGGTGGCGGCGCTCGTGGAGGCGAACCTCCTCAACCCCATCGAGATCGTAGCGGGGCTCGTGCTCGGCGGTGGGATCGGGCTGCTCTTGGCGAAGCGCATCCAGATGACCCAGATGCCCGAGTTGGTAGCGGCATTCAACGCGTTCGGCGGCGGCGCGAGCGCGCTCGTCGCGGCGGCGGAGCTGCTGCGCTGGCAGACGGACCCCACGCCTGCCGACGCGGCCGCGCTTCCGCTTGCCCTCTCGATCACGGCGCTGCTCTCCGTCGTGATCGGTGCGGTGACCTTCTCGGGTTCGTTCGTGGCGTTCGCCAAGCTCAACGGCTCGCTGCGCTCGATGGGCTTCCCGGGCATTCGCTTCGTGACGTTTGCGCTCGCGGGCGGGACCATCGCCGCGGCCGTGTGGCTTGCCCTCTCAGGCGGGGACTACCTCGCGAATCCGGAGCCCGTCTACATGGCACTTGGCATCGTTGGTGCGGCGGCGCTGCTGCTCGGCGTCGTGCTCGTGGTGCCCATCGGCGGGGCCGACATGCCGGTCGTGGTGGCGCTGCTGAACTCGTACTCCGGCCTCGCGGCGGCGGCGGCGGGCTTCGTGCTCACCAACTACGCGCTCATCGTCTCGGGGGCACTCGTCGGCGCAAGCGGCCTCATCCTCACGATGATCATGTGCGACGCGATGAACCGCTCGCTACTGAACGTGCTCCTCGGCGGCTTCGGCGCGGACGCGGGCACCGCCGTCGCGGCAGGCGCGGGCGACCAAGAAGGCAAGCAGGTCCGCCAGACCTCCGCCGACGACGCCGCGGTGCTGATGAGCTATGCCGGGCGCGTCATCATCGTGCCGGGCTACGGCCTCGCCGTCGCGCAGGCGCAGCACGAAGTCCGCGAGATGGCTGACCTCCTCCAGAAGGAGGGCGTCGACGTGCGCTACGCCATCCACCCCGTCGCGGGCCGTATGCCGGGGCACATGAACGTCCTCCTCGCCGAGGCCAACGTGCCCTACGACCTGCTTTTCGACATGGACGACATCAACAACGAGTTCGACCAGACCGATGTGGCGCTCGTGGTCGGCGCGAACGACGTGGTAAACCCCGGCGCGAAGACGAACCCGGCCAGCCCGATCTACGGCATGCCGGTCCTGAACGTGGACGAGGCGCAGAACGTGATCGTCCTCAAGCGCTCGATGCGCCCCGGCTACGCAGGCATCCAGAACGAGCTCTTCTTCCGCGACAACACGCAGCTCCTCTTCGGCGACGCGAAGGACTCCATCGGCAACATCGTCGGCGAGTTGAAAGAGCTGCAGAAAGCATGA
- a CDS encoding DnaB-like helicase C-terminal domain-containing protein, which produces MIYQEYIKSTEWREKRKERLIFALHRCELCFSPHDLEVHHRTYARLGEERLTDMIALCNLCHSHFHRRLSLHDEGAREHFHRQASISEDLNAALGHLQGVHTEGGLLPNHVPTGFHKLDDMVGGLAPGTLTILAGRPGMGLTSLTLTIARNAALHPETFASTVFVSTQHNQEELSRHLCCAEAQVPIDEARRGGLSDEDWPRLAHATGVLFNAPLSLLSLGPSSIDLIASEVSAEVRAVNGQLLIIDGIDLIRTPTLKTDWRDRQVEEILTRLKELAFELQIPVLATSKLSDSTERRGGDRRPILTDGYDSTAKVADQLVFLHRAERYGITTDEHGNSTEGLAELIVSNQSQGPIGTVQIAYVNRYRRFENLQYQASGYKSNPQPPGGDAPF; this is translated from the coding sequence ATGATCTACCAGGAATACATCAAGTCCACCGAATGGCGCGAGAAGAGAAAGGAGCGTCTAATTTTCGCGTTGCATCGTTGCGAGTTGTGCTTCAGTCCTCATGACTTAGAAGTACACCATCGCACGTACGCACGGCTCGGTGAAGAGAGACTGACTGACATGATTGCTCTCTGTAATCTGTGCCACTCACACTTTCATCGAAGGCTGAGCCTACATGACGAAGGGGCCAGAGAGCATTTTCATCGCCAAGCATCCATTAGTGAGGACCTTAATGCAGCGCTTGGTCATCTCCAAGGAGTCCATACCGAGGGTGGACTGCTACCGAACCATGTTCCAACAGGGTTTCACAAGCTAGACGACATGGTGGGTGGGCTCGCGCCAGGCACCCTCACCATCCTAGCCGGCCGCCCTGGGATGGGTCTTACCTCGCTTACGCTCACCATTGCCAGAAATGCAGCGCTGCATCCTGAGACCTTTGCCTCGACTGTTTTTGTCTCGACTCAGCATAACCAGGAAGAGCTTTCAAGACACCTCTGTTGTGCCGAAGCACAGGTACCGATTGACGAGGCACGACGCGGAGGGCTATCAGATGAAGACTGGCCTCGTCTCGCACATGCTACAGGTGTGCTGTTTAACGCCCCGCTCTCACTACTCTCACTTGGCCCGTCCTCGATTGACCTGATTGCTTCTGAAGTCAGTGCTGAGGTTCGAGCCGTCAATGGGCAGCTTCTAATTATTGATGGGATTGATCTCATCAGGACTCCCACGCTCAAAACTGACTGGCGAGATCGACAAGTTGAGGAGATTCTGACTCGACTCAAAGAACTCGCCTTCGAACTTCAGATCCCCGTACTTGCTACATCTAAGCTCAGCGACTCCACCGAACGGCGAGGTGGAGACAGACGCCCTATTCTCACAGATGGCTATGACTCGACTGCAAAGGTTGCAGATCAGCTAGTATTTCTGCACCGGGCTGAACGCTACGGCATCACAACCGATGAGCACGGAAACTCGACCGAAGGCTTGGCAGAATTGATAGTGAGCAATCAAAGCCAAGGGCCTATTGGGACTGTGCAAATAGCTTACGTCAACAGATACAGACGCTTCGAAAATTTGCAATATCAAGCATCTGGATACAAATCAAATCCTCAGCCGCCTGGGGGCGATGCTCCCTTTTAG
- a CDS encoding ACT domain-containing protein — protein MTSISDLNELLASMEPVLQDGAFVFVTVPTRGFALAAETNPVAAVMEAEGLTLVLPQAQADALRFGYGTVFRQLTLTVHSSLDAVGLTAAVATRLAAHGIPANVVAGYYHDHLFVPQDRAEEALEALRALGRERAA, from the coding sequence ATGACAAGCATATCTGATCTCAACGAGCTCCTCGCTTCGATGGAGCCGGTCCTGCAGGACGGCGCGTTCGTCTTCGTGACGGTGCCGACGCGGGGCTTTGCGCTGGCAGCCGAGACGAATCCGGTCGCGGCGGTGATGGAGGCCGAGGGGCTGACGCTCGTGCTCCCGCAGGCCCAGGCCGACGCGCTGCGCTTCGGCTACGGCACGGTCTTCCGCCAACTCACGCTCACGGTACACTCCAGCCTCGACGCTGTCGGGCTCACCGCGGCCGTAGCGACGCGCCTCGCCGCGCACGGCATCCCAGCAAACGTCGTAGCGGGCTATTACCACGACCACCTCTTCGTCCCGCAGGACCGCGCCGAGGAGGCGCTGGAGGCACTACGAGCGCTGGGCCGGGAGCGCGCGGCTTGA
- a CDS encoding pseudouridine synthase, which produces MPPPTRSHPHILEPPYLPILYRDDRLVAIAKPYGIHVHRTRLDRQARVFVLQTLRNQIDQHIFPVHRLDRSTSGAMVFGLDSEAATALGAAFQERRVEKSYLAVVRGHPPESGVIDRALRLPDWPKERGESGRMDPDARPMQPAVTAYRTLATSVLPVQVSRYPESWYALVEAQPKTGRWHQIRRHLAGIQHPVLGDRRHGDHRHNHYLRTILGHRRLLLHAARLTIPHPDDGRFVTVHAPPPDAFAQAALALGVPISNEAQLPNEAQPPSGSNPAAE; this is translated from the coding sequence TTGCCGCCCCCCACACGCTCACACCCCCATATCCTGGAACCGCCCTACCTCCCGATCCTCTATCGCGACGACCGGCTCGTCGCCATCGCGAAGCCGTACGGGATCCACGTCCACCGCACGCGGCTCGACCGGCAGGCGCGCGTGTTCGTGCTCCAGACGCTGCGCAACCAGATCGACCAGCACATCTTTCCGGTCCACCGCCTCGACCGCAGCACGTCCGGCGCGATGGTCTTCGGGTTGGACTCCGAGGCGGCGACGGCGCTCGGCGCAGCGTTCCAGGAGCGACGTGTCGAGAAAAGCTACCTCGCGGTCGTGCGCGGGCACCCGCCTGAATCCGGCGTGATCGACCGGGCGCTCCGGCTGCCGGACTGGCCGAAGGAGCGCGGCGAATCGGGCCGCATGGACCCAGACGCGCGCCCCATGCAGCCCGCTGTGACAGCGTACCGCACGCTCGCCACGTCGGTGCTGCCCGTGCAGGTGAGCCGCTACCCGGAGAGTTGGTATGCCCTCGTGGAGGCCCAGCCGAAGACCGGGCGCTGGCACCAGATCCGCCGCCACCTCGCGGGCATTCAGCACCCCGTTCTCGGCGACCGCCGCCACGGCGACCACCGGCACAACCACTACCTCCGCACGATCCTCGGCCACCGGCGCCTGCTCCTCCACGCAGCCCGCCTCACGATCCCCCACCCCGACGACGGCCGCTTCGTGACGGTTCATGCTCCGCCTCCCGACGCCTTTGCCCAGGCAGCCCTGGCCCTCGGCGTACCCATTTCCAACGAGGCACAGCTCCCCAACGAGGCACAGCCGCCCTCTGGATCCAACCCGGCGGCGGAGTAG
- a CDS encoding helix-hairpin-helix domain-containing protein, translating to MTNKALARPLKDTAALIELTGGNPFRARAFASAARTLERMEESAAELTRAELTAVRGIGKSIAGDVRELVETGTLAVRDELLATLPPELPDVLRVKGLGPKKVRRLWQDLGVTSLDDLEAAAVAGRIADLDGFGAKTQDTIQAQIDTLRTYQGRRHFATAHADVAPLLAALREADGVAAVEPAGAFRRALETVGEVELVTAGNADAVRAVLDAQGCTGAQTDGAFFEGALPDGLALVVHHTEASRFGVELWVRTGSPDHVAAFVEAHGQPDEADTEAAVYERVGLAVVPPELREGTDELQRAAAGSLPDLVTLADLRGSLHNHSTYSDGAHTLRDMAEAARASGLTYFGICDHSRSLKVANGLSIERLREQIGEVRVLNAEYEAAGIDFRVFSGSEVDILKDGSLDYPDEVLAELDLVVASVHTHFSMTEAEATERIVRAVSHPHVHILGHPTGRLLLRREGYPLDHAAVIEACAAHGVALELNANPYRLDLDWRYVRAATDAGVLVAINPDAHSIEQLDLIRWGVAVARKGGLTAAQCLNAMERDAFAAWLVAKGEAVSR from the coding sequence GTGACCAACAAAGCCCTCGCCCGCCCGCTCAAAGACACCGCCGCGCTGATCGAGCTCACCGGCGGCAACCCGTTCCGCGCTCGCGCCTTCGCCTCGGCCGCGCGTACGCTCGAACGCATGGAGGAGTCTGCTGCCGAACTGACGCGCGCCGAGTTGACCGCTGTCCGTGGCATCGGCAAGTCGATTGCGGGCGACGTGCGCGAGCTCGTGGAGACGGGCACGCTGGCCGTCCGCGATGAGCTGCTCGCGACGCTGCCGCCCGAGTTGCCGGACGTGCTCCGCGTGAAGGGTCTCGGCCCGAAGAAGGTGCGGCGGCTCTGGCAAGACCTCGGCGTGACCTCGCTCGACGACCTCGAAGCGGCGGCCGTCGCCGGTCGCATTGCCGACCTCGACGGCTTCGGTGCGAAGACGCAGGACACGATCCAGGCGCAGATCGACACGCTGCGGACCTATCAGGGACGGCGCCACTTCGCGACGGCGCATGCGGACGTGGCCCCGCTGCTGGCGGCGCTGCGCGAGGCTGATGGTGTGGCCGCCGTTGAGCCCGCTGGCGCCTTCCGCCGCGCACTGGAGACGGTCGGCGAGGTCGAACTCGTCACGGCGGGCAACGCCGACGCCGTCCGCGCGGTGCTCGACGCCCAGGGGTGCACGGGCGCGCAAACGGACGGTGCGTTTTTCGAGGGCGCGCTGCCAGACGGGCTCGCTCTCGTTGTGCATCACACCGAGGCGAGCCGCTTCGGTGTCGAACTCTGGGTGCGCACCGGTAGCCCCGACCACGTCGCCGCGTTCGTCGAAGCGCACGGGCAGCCTGATGAGGCCGACACCGAGGCGGCGGTTTACGAGCGCGTGGGCCTCGCCGTTGTCCCCCCGGAATTGCGCGAGGGCACCGATGAGCTTCAGCGCGCCGCAGCGGGCAGCCTGCCCGACCTCGTCACGCTCGCCGACCTGCGCGGATCGCTGCACAACCACTCGACCTACAGCGACGGGGCGCACACGCTCCGCGACATGGCCGAGGCCGCACGGGCGAGCGGGCTGACTTACTTCGGCATCTGCGACCACAGCCGCTCGCTCAAGGTCGCCAACGGCCTCTCCATCGAGCGCCTACGCGAGCAGATCGGGGAGGTGCGCGTGCTCAACGCCGAGTACGAGGCTGCCGGCATCGACTTTCGCGTCTTCTCAGGCTCGGAGGTAGACATCCTCAAGGACGGCAGCCTCGACTACCCCGACGAGGTGCTCGCGGAGCTCGACCTCGTGGTGGCGAGCGTCCACACGCACTTCTCCATGACCGAGGCGGAGGCGACGGAGCGGATCGTCCGCGCGGTGTCGCACCCGCACGTCCACATCCTCGGCCACCCGACGGGCCGCCTGCTGCTGCGCCGCGAGGGCTACCCGCTCGACCACGCCGCCGTCATCGAGGCGTGTGCCGCCCACGGCGTCGCGCTCGAACTCAACGCCAACCCCTACCGCCTCGACCTCGACTGGCGCTATGTGCGCGCCGCGACCGACGCGGGGGTCCTGGTCGCGATCAACCCCGACGCGCACTCGATCGAGCAACTCGACCTCATCCGATGGGGCGTCGCCGTGGCGCGCAAGGGGGGCCTCACCGCTGCGCAGTGCCTCAACGCGATGGAGCGCGACGCCTTCGCGGCCTGGCTCGTGGCGAAGGGTGAAGCGGTGTCGCGGTGA
- a CDS encoding beta-propeller fold lactonase family protein, whose product MRLRSFAFVAALLALSVPFVGCDSDDPDPIDDFDPSTVDYNTVTSLSFAEFVRPLLEARDVFDGAPYDFDALFASDAGAFVIPFDADGSILFRVIDAGASVNGLNVGNLEADEVAYLRRWVDAGAPDTDGSIPYEGATEFALVCNQLDGKVSVIDIREGRVIRTLDFTDLGLPATIKPHDIVAEPDGSAWYVALIDANSVLKFSTNLNDFGDGAAAFIAQTPGPVNAFTTPGMLALDPDGMLYAGRSFADQSGSQSIAMIDRATMAVDEIAVPFTRPHALEQVGDYVLSSSLSENTVVSIDVSDPLLPEVVDQISLGGGMKSLVMFDVSPDGQQAVLTAQLSQEIYLLDLSDPTNLRIAGIIAVGEQPWHPTYSPDGATLYVPNRLSNTISVIDVATQSITATITDPALSQPHGSAITPDGRFLVVSSRNTMGGYTPSFPYAGSQENPGTVVVIDTQTNAVVHVIEIGAFASGVEVVTL is encoded by the coding sequence ATGCGTCTCCGCTCCTTCGCCTTCGTGGCTGCGCTCCTCGCGCTCTCCGTTCCGTTTGTCGGCTGCGACTCCGACGACCCAGACCCGATCGACGACTTCGACCCGTCGACGGTCGACTACAACACCGTCACCTCGCTCTCCTTCGCCGAATTCGTGCGCCCGCTCCTCGAAGCGCGCGACGTGTTCGACGGCGCGCCCTACGACTTCGACGCGCTCTTCGCCAGCGACGCCGGTGCCTTCGTGATCCCGTTCGACGCGGACGGCTCGATCCTCTTCCGCGTCATCGACGCCGGGGCGAGCGTGAACGGTCTGAACGTGGGCAACCTCGAAGCCGACGAAGTCGCCTACCTCCGCCGCTGGGTGGACGCGGGCGCACCGGACACCGACGGCTCGATCCCGTACGAAGGCGCGACCGAGTTCGCCCTCGTCTGCAACCAGCTCGACGGCAAGGTGTCGGTCATCGACATCCGCGAGGGCCGCGTGATCCGCACGCTCGACTTCACCGACCTTGGCCTCCCGGCCACGATCAAGCCGCACGACATCGTCGCGGAGCCGGACGGCAGCGCCTGGTACGTCGCGCTCATCGACGCCAACAGCGTCCTCAAGTTCTCGACCAACCTCAACGACTTCGGCGACGGCGCCGCCGCCTTCATCGCGCAGACGCCGGGGCCTGTCAACGCCTTCACGACGCCGGGCATGCTCGCCCTCGACCCGGACGGCATGCTCTACGCAGGCCGCTCGTTCGCGGACCAGTCGGGCAGCCAGAGCATCGCCATGATCGACCGCGCGACGATGGCCGTGGACGAGATCGCGGTGCCCTTCACGCGCCCGCACGCCCTGGAGCAGGTCGGCGACTACGTGCTCTCGTCGTCGCTCTCGGAGAACACCGTCGTCTCGATCGACGTGTCGGACCCGCTGCTGCCCGAGGTCGTGGACCAGATCTCGCTCGGGGGCGGCATGAAGTCGCTCGTGATGTTCGACGTGAGCCCCGACGGCCAGCAGGCTGTGCTCACCGCGCAGCTCTCGCAGGAGATCTACCTCCTCGACCTCTCCGACCCGACGAATCTGCGCATCGCCGGCATCATCGCCGTCGGCGAGCAGCCGTGGCACCCGACCTACAGCCCCGACGGCGCGACGCTCTACGTGCCGAACCGCCTCTCGAACACGATCAGCGTGATCGACGTGGCCACGCAGTCCATCACGGCGACGATCACGGACCCGGCGCTCTCGCAGCCGCACGGCTCCGCCATCACGCCCGACGGGCGCTTCCTCGTCGTGTCGAGCCGCAACACGATGGGCGGCTACACGCCGTCGTTCCCGTACGCGGGCAGCCAGGAGAACCCCGGCACGGTCGTCGTGATCGACACGCAGACCAACGCGGTCGTGCACGTGATCGAGATCGGCGCGTTCGCCTCGGGCGTGGAGGTGGTCACCCTGTAG
- a CDS encoding transporter, with protein sequence MGDHTHSAGEFMVSYRFMAMTMAGNRDGTESLSDAEVVAPDGANFLIAPTEMPMQMHMLGLMYAPTDRLTLMAMVPFVTMSMDHLTRMGGTFTTEASGLGDLGLAALVVLARPERQRLHANLGVRLPTGSVEEQDVTPASAPNETTLPYPMQTGSGTLDLQPGLTYLGQTDRLSWGAQALGTIRLGENSSDYRFGNVLDVTAWGGVNATDWLGGSLRLAASTWGAVSGANPAYAVGVTNRMVPTVFADLRAGTRVDLGLGTNVLVPSGPLHHLRIAAEFELPVYQSLDGPQLETDWTLTLGAQYAF encoded by the coding sequence ATGGGCGACCATACGCACTCTGCTGGTGAGTTCATGGTGTCCTACCGCTTCATGGCGATGACCATGGCCGGCAACCGCGACGGCACCGAGTCGCTGTCCGACGCCGAGGTCGTTGCTCCCGACGGGGCGAACTTCCTGATTGCGCCCACCGAGATGCCGATGCAGATGCACATGCTCGGACTGATGTATGCCCCCACGGACCGCCTCACGCTCATGGCGATGGTGCCCTTTGTCACGATGTCGATGGACCACCTGACCCGCATGGGTGGCACCTTCACCACCGAGGCAAGCGGTCTGGGCGACCTCGGCCTCGCGGCGCTCGTGGTGCTCGCCCGGCCCGAGCGTCAGCGGCTCCACGCCAACCTCGGCGTGCGCCTGCCGACGGGCTCCGTCGAGGAGCAGGACGTGACGCCCGCGAGCGCCCCCAACGAGACGACGCTGCCCTACCCGATGCAGACCGGATCGGGGACGCTCGACCTTCAGCCGGGTCTGACCTACCTCGGCCAGACCGACCGCCTCTCGTGGGGCGCGCAGGCCCTGGGCACGATCCGCCTCGGCGAAAACAGCAGCGACTACCGCTTCGGCAACGTCCTCGACGTGACCGCGTGGGGCGGCGTCAACGCGACCGACTGGCTGGGCGGCTCGCTGCGCCTCGCGGCCTCCACCTGGGGCGCTGTCTCCGGCGCCAACCCTGCCTACGCGGTGGGCGTGACGAACCGCATGGTGCCGACCGTCTTCGCCGACCTCCGCGCTGGCACGCGCGTCGACCTCGGCCTAGGGACCAACGTGCTTGTTCCGAGCGGTCCGCTCCATCACCTCCGCATCGCTGCCGAGTTCGAGCTCCCCGTCTACCAATCGCTCGACGGCCCCCAGCTCGAAACCGATTGGACGCTCACGCTCGGCGCGCAATACGCCTTCTAG
- a CDS encoding TonB-dependent receptor — protein MKYHLLLGLLLSLLPATLHAQALQGAVASASGTPLGGVNVAVLNTPFGTVTDDDGLFVLTLQAGTYTLSFTAIGYAPQLVTVATPAQGALTVTVVPRTEALGELVVSTQRTDAALLDAPAAVTTLDADEIVTSQTWSLADLTGRVPGYLYQELGVGFQALQSIRGVQVFSENPAVATYVDGVNALDILAGGLALVDVERVEVLRGPQGTLFGRNALGGVVNIVTRPPTNRREVFGEATVGNLGLQRYAAGVKAPLVPGRLFVGATALFQDRAGYFENDTTGLALFAPSGDVVGEEVGGEQTLYAQVGLQWLPSEVVRARLDVKVQRDQSDASGFFAGAPDEATAFANPDALFLARIGEHERTLFNGAFALDIYGPGLTLALVTTLQRIGLSYADIFDGSGVYFSYDLDGSSADLGATPDPQVVFSQELRATSSGDGPLSFTAGVNVFSQNAFEPTTNLAVELGPDTYALFRNEGTNAGFAAFGQATLRLFDRLDVTGGLRYDVEDRQSTFNGFGDLVLQDGELTEFLADTTVSGAYSALSPKAALALDVTGNVRAYASYTRGFRAGGINAQRLPDRLEGAYEFAPEYSDNIELGLKARLGDRLYAAATGFLIAWTDLQFFNLVAPPFTFARENVGDARSQGIELEVAAVPFERLRLDATLSLTDTEYDGFVLQRLDPDTFQPISDDISGNRLANAPGRTAFFGAEWRQPVGGPIDGGAALVLRGEVRNVGGFFTDIQNDLRQDAYTVINARLGFETQRASAFFWIQNLTDERYLIYGAPDTSFNRRSVIAPPRTLGVTLRLRR, from the coding sequence ATGAAATACCACTTACTCCTTGGGCTCTTGCTGAGCCTGCTTCCCGCTACGCTGCACGCGCAAGCACTCCAGGGGGCCGTGGCTAGCGCGAGCGGCACGCCCCTTGGCGGCGTCAACGTCGCCGTGCTCAACACGCCGTTTGGGACCGTCACCGACGACGATGGACTGTTCGTACTCACGCTGCAAGCAGGCACCTACACGCTCTCGTTTACCGCGATCGGCTACGCACCCCAGCTGGTCACCGTGGCCACGCCCGCCCAGGGCGCGCTGACTGTCACGGTCGTGCCGCGCACCGAGGCGCTTGGCGAACTCGTCGTCTCGACGCAGCGCACTGACGCGGCCCTCCTGGACGCACCTGCTGCTGTGACCACCCTCGATGCCGACGAGATCGTCACCTCGCAGACGTGGAGCCTCGCTGACCTCACGGGCCGCGTCCCAGGATATCTCTACCAAGAACTGGGCGTTGGCTTCCAGGCGCTGCAATCCATTCGCGGTGTGCAAGTCTTTAGCGAGAACCCCGCTGTGGCGACCTACGTGGACGGCGTCAATGCACTCGACATCCTCGCCGGCGGGCTGGCGCTCGTGGACGTAGAACGTGTCGAGGTACTGCGCGGGCCTCAGGGCACGCTCTTCGGGCGCAACGCGCTCGGCGGCGTGGTCAACATCGTCACGCGCCCGCCTACCAACCGCCGCGAGGTCTTCGGCGAGGCGACCGTGGGCAATCTCGGCCTTCAGCGCTACGCTGCAGGCGTGAAGGCTCCGCTGGTGCCAGGCCGCCTCTTCGTAGGCGCGACGGCCCTCTTTCAGGACCGCGCCGGCTATTTCGAGAACGACACGACCGGACTTGCCCTCTTCGCTCCCTCGGGGGACGTGGTAGGCGAAGAGGTCGGCGGCGAACAGACGCTCTATGCGCAGGTCGGGCTGCAATGGCTTCCGTCAGAGGTCGTGCGCGCGCGGCTCGACGTGAAGGTGCAGCGCGACCAGTCGGACGCTAGCGGCTTCTTCGCTGGGGCTCCCGACGAGGCAACCGCGTTCGCCAACCCGGATGCGCTCTTCCTCGCACGCATCGGCGAGCATGAACGGACGCTCTTCAACGGGGCCTTCGCGCTCGATATCTACGGACCTGGCCTCACGCTCGCGCTCGTCACAACCCTGCAGCGCATCGGCCTCTCGTACGCGGACATCTTCGACGGCAGCGGCGTCTATTTCTCGTACGACCTCGACGGCAGCAGCGCCGACCTTGGTGCGACACCCGACCCGCAGGTGGTCTTCAGCCAAGAGCTGCGGGCGACTTCCAGCGGCGACGGGCCGCTCTCTTTCACCGCTGGGGTCAATGTGTTCAGCCAGAATGCGTTCGAGCCGACGACCAATCTGGCCGTGGAACTAGGACCGGACACCTACGCGCTCTTCCGCAACGAGGGCACCAACGCCGGCTTCGCGGCCTTCGGGCAGGCTACGCTGCGTCTCTTCGACCGCCTCGACGTGACCGGCGGGCTGCGCTACGACGTGGAGGACCGCCAGAGCACCTTCAACGGCTTCGGCGACCTCGTCTTGCAAGACGGCGAACTGACGGAGTTTCTAGCGGACACGACCGTGAGCGGGGCCTACAGCGCACTCTCGCCCAAGGCGGCGCTCGCTCTCGATGTCACCGGCAACGTCCGCGCCTACGCGAGCTACACGCGGGGCTTCCGCGCGGGCGGCATCAACGCACAGCGGCTACCAGACCGACTGGAGGGAGCCTACGAGTTTGCCCCCGAATACTCCGACAACATCGAGCTTGGGCTCAAAGCACGCCTCGGCGACCGGCTCTACGCCGCCGCGACGGGCTTCCTCATCGCGTGGACCGACCTCCAGTTCTTCAACCTCGTCGCGCCGCCGTTCACCTTCGCCCGCGAGAACGTTGGCGACGCACGCTCGCAGGGCATCGAACTCGAGGTGGCCGCCGTGCCGTTTGAGCGGCTGCGCCTCGACGCGACGCTCAGCCTGACCGACACCGAGTACGACGGCTTCGTGCTCCAGCGTCTCGATCCGGACACGTTCCAGCCCATCAGCGACGACATCTCGGGCAACCGGCTCGCGAACGCCCCCGGACGGACGGCCTTCTTCGGAGCCGAGTGGCGACAGCCCGTAGGCGGCCCGATCGATGGCGGCGCGGCGCTCGTGCTGCGGGGCGAGGTGCGCAATGTGGGCGGGTTCTTCACCGACATCCAGAACGACCTCCGGCAGGACGCCTATACCGTGATCAACGCGCGGCTGGGGTTCGAGACGCAGCGCGCCTCGGCGTTCTTCTGGATCCAGAACCTCACCGACGAGCGCTACCTCATCTACGGCGCGCCCGACACCAGCTTCAACCGCCGCTCGGTGATTGCACCGCCGCGTACGCTCGGCGTGACGCTCCGCCTACGACGGTAG